A portion of the Anopheles coustani unplaced genomic scaffold, idAnoCousDA_361_x.2 scaffold_14_ctg1, whole genome shotgun sequence genome contains these proteins:
- the LOC131271262 gene encoding uncharacterized protein LOC131271262 yields the protein MLDLQLLNDGETSTFRRNGRTSIVDVTFCSQRLATGADWRVLEDDTLSDHQAIRFSVGHTRGPSGSGYGVTGGWRTQCFHSDTFLAALSLGGFGIAPTSAAKLVDVLSDACDATMPRRRPSSSKRRPKYWWNQAIKELRTACTTARRKQLRDRSDVRREELKLVYQAARSALKREIKASKRRCFLDLCREAERNVWGNAYRVVVNKLKGQPPPERCPTRLRAIIEELFPQHDLTTRVLSSSPAEELSTGVVPVTNEELLDAVRLLRLDKAPGPDGNPECGAEGCGAGVSGSVQGVVSAASGNGRVPCCMEEAEASPSAEARERCGRPSLIQTSGAAGHNW from the coding sequence ATGCTGGACCTGCAGCTGCTCAACGACGGCGAAACAAGTACCTTTCGGAGAAATGGCAGGACATCTATAGTGGACGTGACCTTCTGCAGTCAACGGCTGGCAACTGGAGCAGATTGGAGAGTGCTAGAGGACGATACCCTCAGTGACCACCAAGCCATTCGCTTCTCGGTGGGACATACCCGTGGTCCATCAGGAAGCGGATATGGGGTCACGGGAGGATGGAGGACGCAGTGCTTCCACTCGGACACGTTCCTGGCAGCTCTAAGCCTCGGGGGCTTTGGCATCGCACCAACCAGTGCCGCTAAACTGGTAGACGTCTTATCGGACGCGTGTGATGCAACAATGCCGAGGAGGAGGCCATCCAGCTCGAAACGTCGGCCGAAGTACTGGTGGAACCAAGCCATCAAGGAGCTAAGGACGGCGTGCACCACGGCCCGTAGGAAGCAGCTGAGAGACCGCTCCGATGTGCGTCGGGAGGAGCTGAAGCTGGTGTACCAAGCTGCCAGATCGGCCCTGAAAAGGGAGATCAAAGCCAGCAAAAGGCGGTGCTTCCTCGACCTCTGTCGCGAAGCCGAGAGAAATGTGTGGGGCAACGCGTACAGGGTCGTTGTGAACAAGCTGAAGGGCCAGCCCCCGCCGGAAAGGTGCCCAACCAGACTTCGTGCCATCATAGAGGAGCTGTTTCCGCAGCACGATCTCACGACTCGTGTCCTATCGTCGTCACCAGCTGAGGAGCTGTCCACGGGGGTGGTGCCGGTGACCAACGAGGAGCTGCTGGACGCCGTTAGGCTGCTGAGGCTGGACAAAGCTCCGGGCCCGGACGGGAATCCCGAATGTGGCGCTGAAGGCTGCGGTGCAGGCGTATCCGGAAGTGTTCAGGGAGTCGTTTCAGCGGCTTCTGGAAACGGGAGAGTTCCCTGCTGTATGGAAGAGGCAGAAGCTAGTCCTTCTGCCGAAGCCAGGGAAAGGTGTGGGCGGCCCTCCCTCATTCAGACCTCTGGGGCTGCTGGACACAACTGGTAA